From Bacteroidales bacterium:
GGAGCTTAATGCAGATTATATCGTTGTCAATATGAATACCTACGGAGGTTTGGTGAATATTGCCGATTCCATAAGAAGTAAGTTTCTGGACAGCAAGATACCGGTAATCGTATTTATTACCAACAATGCTGCCTCAGCCGGTGCGTTGATCTCCATTGCTGCTGACAGCATTTATATGAAGGAAGGGGCACGGATAGGGGCGGCCTCGGTGGTCAATCAACAGGGTGAGGTCATGCCTGAAAAGTATCAGTCATATATGCGGTCGACCATGCGGGCTACTGCTGAGGCCCAGGGCAGGGATACACTCATAAGGGGGAAAGATACACTTATCCGGTGGCGGAGGGATCCCCGTATTGCTGAGGCCATGGTAGATCCTGAAATTTCCGTGGAAGGTGTGGTAGATGATACCAAGGTTTTAACCTTTACTACAGAGGAAGCCATTGAAAACGGTTATTGCGAAGGCAAAAGAGAAAATATAAAGGAACTGCTTGAAAAGGCCAATATACAGCCCTACAAGATCCGGCGTTATGAGATTACAGGACTGGAGTCTCTGACCGGTTTTCTTATGAACCCGGCATTTCAAAGTATATTGATCATGATCATTGTAGGAGGTATTTATTTTGAATTGCAATCGCCGGGAATCGGATTCCCCTTGCTTGCCGCCGTTATTGCGGCTGCCCTTTATTTTGCACCCCTTTATGCCGAAGGCATTGCCCAGCACTGGGAGCTTGGTCTTTTCATTCTCGGGTTAATCCTTATCGGCATCGAGATTTTCGCCATACCGGGGTTCGGTGTCGCCGGTATTGGAGGTATCCTGCTGACTGTAGCCGGTTTGGTGTTGAGTATGATCGACAACATTGTTTTTGACTATCAGTTGCACACCGAAGAAGCCGTCAAGGCAGTGCTGAAAGCTTTCTTCATTGTCTCCTTGTCCATTTTCATTGCCCTGATACTTTCCATCTATCTAAGCAAAAAACTCCTGACATCAACCCGTCTTTCCCAGCTTGTGCTGGACAGCACCCAGCAAACAGATGAAGGATATATAGGGGTTGATATGGAAATGAAGAGTCTGGTGGGCAAAACAGGAGTCGCCAGTACGGTACTCCGGCCAGGTGGAAAGGTGGAGGTTGACGGGGAAATCTATGATGCCCGTGCAGAAGTTGGATTTATTGACAAAGGCGAAAAGGTAAAAGTGATTCAGTACGGTACCAGCCAGTTGGTGGTTATAAAGGAAGAGGAGAGCTGAGAACTGGGATCTGAGAACTGGGAACTGGGAACTGAGAACTGAGCACTGAGCGCTGTCTTCTCCCTTTCTTCTCTTCCTGTCTTCTCGTCTTCTCGTCCTGTCGTGCCGTCGTTCTTTCATGCCTCTAATTGACCCACGCCACGGCGTGGCTCTACAAATGTCTTTCAATTCGTCTTCCTGTTTTTGCTCACAACTCGTCACTCACTTCCGTCGTTCCATCGCGCCTTCATTCCATCGCTCTCTCGTTCCATCGTGCTGTCGTGCCGTCGTTCCATCGTGCCGTCGTTCTTTCGTGCCCTCGTGCCGTCGTACAATCGTTCCCCAATCTCTGACAATACGGCAGAGGCAACCGATTATTATGAATATTGGTTTTCCGGTAGGGGAATCATTAAAAAGTTATAACTTTGAGCGCTTAAAGTATTGATTATGGAGCAAGCCTTACAGGTATTGGATGAAGTCAGACTGAATTTCAGTCCTTCGGGCCTTTTGGTTCTTAATATCTCCCTGGCCTTCATTATGTTTGGTGTGGCTCTTGAAATCAATACGGAGAATTTTAAAAAGATACTAAAGCACCCCAAATCGGCTGTCATTGGTTTCCTCTCCCAGTTTTTGATCCTGCCGGCGCTCACCTTTCTGTTGGTTTTGCTTATACAGCCTACAGCTAGTGTGGCTTTGGGTATGCTGCTGGTGGCATCGTGTCCCGGGGGCAATATTTCCAACTTCATTTCGCATCTAGCCCGGGGAAATACAGCCCTTTCGGTTACGCTTACCGGTTTTGCCACGCTCGGCTCTATTTTTCTCACTCCTTTGAATTTTGCCTTCTGGGGAGGCCTCTACGAAAAGGCTTCGAATCTGATTATGCCCATTGAGATTGATCCCTGGCATATGTTGCAAACGGTTGTTATTTTGCTGGGCATTCCCATGGTGCTTGGGGTACTTTTTTCAAGGAAATTTCCGGAAACAACCCGGCGCATTGTCAGGCCCATTAAGATCATGTCTATAATTATTTTCGCAGGGTTTGTAGTTGTGGCTTTATCCAATAACTTCAGCTATTTTATTGAATACATTCATCTGATATTTCTTATTGTTCTGGCGCATAACGGTCTGGCTTTGGTGGCAGGCTTTTCGATAGGCACGGCATTTAACCTTCCCCGAATTGACAGACGGTCTGTTACCATAGAAACGGGTATTCAAAATTCCGGTCTGGCGCTCGTGTTGATATTCAATCCAAATATTTTCGGCGGCCTGGGAGGTATGGCTTTTATTGCTGCCTGGTGGGGAATATGGCATATTATTGCTGGTATGGTTATCGCTGGGATTTGGTCAAGAAAACCGCTTCAAAAGAGAGATAATTCATTGGTATGGCAGAGAAAAGGGGTATGACACCACAGCGCAACATTGAAAAACGGGATCCGGGATATGCATTGTTGAAATCATACGTTGAAACCGTATTTCGTTTATATTTCCGAAAGATTTATGTGCAAAACAAGCACAGGATCCCGGATGATGCACCGGTGATCTTTGCCCCCAATCATCAAAATGCCCTGATGGATGCATTGGCTGTACTTTATTCGATTTCCGGCCAGCCGGTATTTCTTGCCCGTGCCGATATCTTTAAAAATAAAGTGATCGCTTCCATACTGGGTTTTTTAAAGCTAATGCCCGTATATCGCATTCGCGACGGTTATACCAGCCTGCAGAACAACGAAAGGGTTCTGAATAAGGTGAGTGAAGTTTTATTTGCTAAAGGCGCTCTTGTGATCTTTCCTGAGGGGAATCACGGAGATAGAAAAGCACTCCGCCCCCTGAAAAAAGGAATTTGCCGGATGGCCCTACAGGCAGAGGAAAAAAACAATTTCCGTCTGGGGCTTTACATAGTACCTGTGGGATTGGATTATGAGAATTATTATAAGTTTCACAAATCCTTGCTGGTCAACTTTGGAGAACCTATTCCAGTTGAATCTTTTCAGGATGAATACCTTCAAAATTCCTCCAGGGCTTATAATTCTCTAAAGAACCGGATTGCAGAGGAATTAAAGAAGGTAATGATTCATATAGGTGAAGTGCATCGGTATCATCTTATTGACCACTTACGGGAGATTTACAGGAAAAGGATGAAGGAGCAGATGAATCTCCCTGATTTGAGTCATCCGCAGAAGTTCAAAGCCGACAGGAGGCTGGTTGGTATTTGTGAAAGTAAGATACAAGAGGAGCCTCATGAAGGTGAAGCGCTTGGCAGAAAAGTGAGGAAATTTCAGAAACACCTGCACCGGCTGAATTTTCGCCCCTGGTTGTTTGAGCGGCAAACGTTTTCCATGCCGCTACTGCTTGTAACTTCTTCTCTTTTTGTACTGTTTTTGCCTTTGTTTTTTTATGGCTTGGTCAACAATGCCCTTCCGTTTTTTCTTCCCGGCCTGGCCAACCGGAATGTAAAAGATCCTCAGTTTTATAGCTCCATTCGCTTTGGGTTGGCCCTTATTTTGTTTCCCCTGTTTTATTTGGTTCAGCTTGTGGTTTTCAGTCAGTTTGTTGACAATGGATGGTGGAGACTCGCTTACCTGGTAAGTCTGCCTTTAACAGGTTATGCCGCATATCAGTATTACCGCCTGCTGAAAAGGTGGTGGCTTAAGGTCCGTTATGAGCTGTTCAGGATGAAAAAACCGGAGCGGTTTAATATGCTCCGTAAGCTCCGTGAGGAAATAATACGAACTGTTGACCGGTGGGTGGAAGAGCGCGTAGGGTCTAATGCCTAGGGCAAAGCGTTCAGGGTTTGGAGCATGGAGCGTGGAGCAGGAAATATCTTTCGGGTCTCG
This genomic window contains:
- a CDS encoding bile acid:sodium symporter family protein, which encodes MEQALQVLDEVRLNFSPSGLLVLNISLAFIMFGVALEINTENFKKILKHPKSAVIGFLSQFLILPALTFLLVLLIQPTASVALGMLLVASCPGGNISNFISHLARGNTALSVTLTGFATLGSIFLTPLNFAFWGGLYEKASNLIMPIEIDPWHMLQTVVILLGIPMVLGVLFSRKFPETTRRIVRPIKIMSIIIFAGFVVVALSNNFSYFIEYIHLIFLIVLAHNGLALVAGFSIGTAFNLPRIDRRSVTIETGIQNSGLALVLIFNPNIFGGLGGMAFIAAWWGIWHIIAGMVIAGIWSRKPLQKRDNSLVWQRKGV
- a CDS encoding nodulation protein NfeD: MININFTRALSLQTVFMMVILAVSFSVLPRETAGRESLRQNEPTDSLLVYNFDITQNIEPAAWRLTKRAFAEAQELNADYIVVNMNTYGGLVNIADSIRSKFLDSKIPVIVFITNNAASAGALISIAADSIYMKEGARIGAASVVNQQGEVMPEKYQSYMRSTMRATAEAQGRDTLIRGKDTLIRWRRDPRIAEAMVDPEISVEGVVDDTKVLTFTTEEAIENGYCEGKRENIKELLEKANIQPYKIRRYEITGLESLTGFLMNPAFQSILIMIIVGGIYFELQSPGIGFPLLAAVIAAALYFAPLYAEGIAQHWELGLFILGLILIGIEIFAIPGFGVAGIGGILLTVAGLVLSMIDNIVFDYQLHTEEAVKAVLKAFFIVSLSIFIALILSIYLSKKLLTSTRLSQLVLDSTQQTDEGYIGVDMEMKSLVGKTGVASTVLRPGGKVEVDGEIYDARAEVGFIDKGEKVKVIQYGTSQLVVIKEEES
- a CDS encoding 1-acyl-sn-glycerol-3-phosphate acyltransferase, with protein sequence MAEKRGMTPQRNIEKRDPGYALLKSYVETVFRLYFRKIYVQNKHRIPDDAPVIFAPNHQNALMDALAVLYSISGQPVFLARADIFKNKVIASILGFLKLMPVYRIRDGYTSLQNNERVLNKVSEVLFAKGALVIFPEGNHGDRKALRPLKKGICRMALQAEEKNNFRLGLYIVPVGLDYENYYKFHKSLLVNFGEPIPVESFQDEYLQNSSRAYNSLKNRIAEELKKVMIHIGEVHRYHLIDHLREIYRKRMKEQMNLPDLSHPQKFKADRRLVGICESKIQEEPHEGEALGRKVRKFQKHLHRLNFRPWLFERQTFSMPLLLVTSSLFVLFLPLFFYGLVNNALPFFLPGLANRNVKDPQFYSSIRFGLALILFPLFYLVQLVVFSQFVDNGWWRLAYLVSLPLTGYAAYQYYRLLKRWWLKVRYELFRMKKPERFNMLRKLREEIIRTVDRWVEERVGSNA